The Methanobacterium sp. sequence TACATTATTCTTTGTTATTGGTGTGCTTACTCCAAAAGTACTTGGTAGGTTTAATTTACTTAAAAGTTTCAATATACACGATAGTATCCAGAGAGATAATATAAAAAATAAACTTCAAAAATCTAAACTGAATAACTTTTTAAATGAAAAGGTTTTACTTTCAATCGTTTTTATTGGCATCTTCCTGCAGATTCTGAACATGTATTTGCTGGGGGGGATTCCACTTTTCAGTGGTTATCTAAAGGCAAAGGCAACTACAGACATCTGGAGAATTTCATATATCGTATTTTTACCGGCAATTAACCTTTTAATTGCAAAATATCATAGAAAATGGTATTTTGCACTGTTTTTAATCGGCCTTGCTCTATTTGCCTCTACTGGATATAGAACCACCACAATGGCCGTATTAATCAGCGTCTTTATTACAGTTTATTATACAAGAGGGTTGAAATTCAAGCACTTTTTAATTTTTGCAGTAATTGCAGCAATTATTGGAATTTCAGTGGGTTATATTGCAGTTAAATCTATAGAATGGCAACAATGGACTCTTAATCCAATTCAACTGGTATTTTATAGGGCGGGATTCACATTAATGGTTCTTGATAAGATAGTTCACATGGCAGGAGCTACTAAGGGGGCAATGATTTATAATACATTCACTGCTGGCCATCCAAGATATATTGTAGGGGAAGTAGCACTTGGATACCACAAAATGATAACGCCAACGATTTTTGGCCCTGCAATGTTCGATTTTGGCTATATTGCACTTGCAATCCAAATGTTCATACTTGGATTAATCTTAAAATTAATGCACATTGCCCAGAGAACAGTGGACAGTGCATATACAGCAATTTATGCTATAATTCTTGCACATACATTAATCTGGATTGAAACAGGTCCAACTGATTCAATTGTATGGTTATTCTATTTCCTTGCAGTTGCATTCCTTTTAGTGTTTGTCCGGAACAATAAAATTCAATTTAAAGAGCAAGAATCCAATTAAAAACA is a genomic window containing:
- a CDS encoding oligosaccharide repeat unit polymerase family protein translates to MKVKDIDIFSPYIVVAAIILYMALAIVAYQYHLRGLDFVSNETYFVVFFGTLFFVIGVLTPKVLGRFNLLKSFNIHDSIQRDNIKNKLQKSKLNNFLNEKVLLSIVFIGIFLQILNMYLLGGIPLFSGYLKAKATTDIWRISYIVFLPAINLLIAKYHRKWYFALFLIGLALFASTGYRTTTMAVLISVFITVYYTRGLKFKHFLIFAVIAAIIGISVGYIAVKSIEWQQWTLNPIQLVFYRAGFTLMVLDKIVHMAGATKGAMIYNTFTAGHPRYIVGEVALGYHKMITPTIFGPAMFDFGYIALAIQMFILGLILKLMHIAQRTVDSAYTAIYAIILAHTLIWIETGPTDSIVWLFYFLAVAFLLVFVRNNKIQFKEQESN